In Paenibacillus stellifer, the DNA window AATGGCAGGGTACAGCGTCTTCGTAATTGCCCCTAGAATTTCGATGTTGTTATATACCATCGTGATGGCTTCACGCAGATACTGATAACCTTTAATATGAGCCGGAACGCCGATTTCATGAATGATCGAAGTGATGTTGGCATCCAGATTCTTGCCCTTGGACAACGGAACCACATTCGATTTGACTGCAGAGAAGGACGGCGAGCTGGAAGATGACGATGTCATGATGCTTCCGCTCTGCGTTCCGACCAGCTGCCTCACGCGATTGGTCAGCACTTCCATATCAAACGGTTTCAGAATATAGTACGAAGCTCCAAGCTGAACAGCTCGCTGCGTTATATTCTCCTGACCGAAAGCAGTCAGCATAATGATCTTGGGCTGAGGATTCAAATCCATCTCACGCAGGCGTTCCAACACGCCAAGTCCGTCAAGATGAGGCATGATAATATCAAGGATAAGAACGTCGGGAATTTTGCGGACCTGACTCAGCATCTGAACCACTTCTTCACCATTGTACGCAATACCGGTTACCGTCATATCTTCCTGCTCCGAAATATATTCAGCAAGCAAATTGGTAAATTCCCGGTTATCATCGGCCAATAGCACTTCAATTTTTTGCACAGGCTGTTTCCTCCTTAAAAGAATCTGCTTATCCAAACAGCATTTGATCAATCCTTCTAAGGATTTCGACAGACGAAATGATTTTCCTTCTGTCGAAAATTATTTTTCTTTATTTATTTTCGGCAATGAATTATAATTATTATTTTTGTTCCATTATTCGATGAAGTTCGGTATTGCTCGACAAAAAATCTTAAGGCTATACCGCCTTAAGATTGTAGAACAGGTTATGCTGCGCCGCTGCGCCGGAATCTTTCAGCATCCATTCAATGAAGCAGCCATAACCCGATTTGGGATCATTTACGAAGACATGTGTAACGGCTCCCACAAGCTTGCCATTCTGGACAATCGGACTCCCGCTCATTCCCTGAACGATCCCTCCGGTCTTATCGATCAGCCTTGAGTCGGTAATCCGCAGCACCATTCCCTTCGTAGCCGGCTCGTCCTGACGAGCTACGTGGATAATATTCACGTCAAACCGTTCCACACGTTGTCCTTCAACGACCGTAAGAATCTGCGCTGGCCCTTCTTTGACCTCGCGGCTCATTGCAACGGGAATTGGTTCACGGTATAGGCTGTGAGCGGGGTTGCTCCCCATTTTGCCGAAGATGCCAAAGTCCGTATTACTCTCAACATTCCCCAGCACTTGGCTTTCTTTTAGAAAATGGGCCCGCTTCTCACCGGGGTCACCATCCTGGCTCTTGGAAATGGAGGTTACGCTGGATTCGACGATATGACCGCTGCCGACCACAATCGGAGTACCAGTGTTCATATCCGTAATAACATGGCCAAGCGCGCCGTACACGCCTTCTTTGGGAGCATAGAAGGTAAGGGTTCCGACCCCTGCCGCCGAGTCGCGAATATACAATCCGAGGCGCCATACTTTGTCATTCCTGTCGTATGCCGGTTTCAGAGCTGCCGAACGCTCTTGTCCCCCTCGCTTAAACGTAATGTTCAGCTCCTTGCCCGCCTCGCCGGCGTGTTTAACAAGCTCCGCCACCTTGGACATATCGTCCAGCTTGACCCCGTTGATGGAAGTCATCAGATCGCCGGGCTCCAGCCCGCTGATCTCGCCGGGAGACAGCTTGCTGTCACGAGACACCTCCACCAGATGATGACCAACGACAAGCACTCCATCAGACTTGACCTTGACGCCGATCGTTTGACCGCCCGGGAACACCTTGATTTCCCGCTGAGCCGAAGCCTGCACGGAATCATTTCGGGCTGGAGAGGCAAAGCCGGAGTCAGATGCACTAAACCCGGACACACTAAGAAAAAAGGCAATGAAAAGACCAGGCACAACAATCCTGAGGTTGGGCTTCAATGGCTGTCACGCTCCCTTTTGCTTCTTTCGCTTGACGAAAAAAGTGGTCGCCAATTGCGTACCTATAAGATAACCCTGCCCCCAGGCTTTTATTACTGTCAATACTTAACCTGCCGGTGTTCCGACAGCCTTGCTCCCCTCCGCCAAGCCCAGCATTTCCTGCGCGTGATGCAGCGTTTTTTCGGTAATTTCCACGCCTCCGAGCATACGGGCCATCTCCATGACGCGTCCCTGCTCATTAAGCGGCTCCACCTCGGTCATCGTGCGTCCGTCCTCCACTTTTTTGCGGATCAAATACTGATGGTCGGCCATGCACGCCACCTGTGGAAGATGTGTGATGGAGAACACCTGGCAGGTGGACGACAGCTTGTACAGCTTGTCGGCGATCGACTGCGCTGCGCGTCCGCTGACCCCCGTATCGACTTCGTCGAAGATCAGCACCGGGATGTCTTCATGTCTGGCAAAAATGCTCTTCATCGCCAGCATGATCCGGGACAGCTCGCCACCGGAGGCGATTTTGCTGAGCGGGCGCAGAGGTTCGCCCGGATTGGGCGAGATCATGAACTCGGCGTTGTCGATTCCCTGTCTCGTGAGGCGAATGCGCCGGCCATCCACCTCTACGCCCCTGGGATCCTCTAGATAATCCAGCTTCACTTCAAGCGTAGTCCGTTCCATTTGAAGGTCCTTCAGCTCTCTCTCCACCTGGAAAGCCAGCTCACTGGCACACTTCCGCCGCGCCGCGCTGAGATGTTCCGCCGAAGCCATCAGCTCAGAAAGAAGCCCATCGCGCTTCGCGGTCAGCTTCGCCAGATACTCGTCTTTGTTCTCCAAGAGATCCGTCTCACGGGTAATCTGCTCGAAATGAGCCAAAATTTGTTCCACGCTGTCACCGTACTTGCGCCGGAGCGTATTGATCAAATCCAGCCGGGTCTCCACTTCTTCCAGCCTTGCCGGGTTGAATTCAATGTCCTCGCGGTAATCGCGAAGCTGAAAGGAAGCGTCCTCCAGCTGATAATAGGAAGATTGAAGCTGTTCCAGCAGCGGCCTCAAAGCTTTCTCGTCGAACCGGACGACATCCTCAAGCATGGAAATGACGTTCCCGATCGCCTCCAGCCCTTGACGGCCGTTCAGCAGCTCGTAAGCGCCTGAAATGGAATCCATCATTTTCTCGCTATGGGCTAGTTTGACCCTTTCATCGGAAAGTAATTCATCTTCTCCCGGTTTTAGCGCGGCCGCCGAAATTTCCTCCAGCTGAAAACGGTACAGATCCAGCATCTGGTACGCGCGCTGGCTGGAATCCTGAAGTTCCCTGAGCTCCTTCTCAACCGCAGCGAATTTGCTGTATTTCACCTGATAGTCCGTCTTCAGCGGGCCGATCACCGCTTCTCCATACGTATCAAGAAGGCTTAAGTGGCGATCCGGACGAAGCAGGTTCTGATGCTCATGCTGTCCGTGGATATTGACAAGCTGCTCGCCGATTTCACGGAGCATGGTCAGATTGACCATTTGTCCGTTGACCCGCGAGGTGCTCTTCCCCTGGGCATTCAGCTCTCTGCGGATTATGAGGTGCTCTTCCTTCTGGGCCCGTATGCCAAGCCTCTCCAGCGTCGCCCAAACCGAGTGGTCATCCGGCAGATTGAACAAGGCTTCCATCTCGGCTTTCTCACAGCCGTAGCGAATGGAATCCGCCGACCCCCGCGCTCCCGCGATCATACCCAGCGCATCGATGATAATCGATTTCCCCGCGCCTGTCTCGCCAGTAAGCACATGAAATCCGGGATAAAAATGAACATCAACCGATTCTACAACCGCCAGATTACGGATCGATAACGTTTCCAGCACGAAAAGCACCTCCTAGACTTAACTGCCTGTATCAGATATAACCCATGATTTGGGAAACCACACTCGTACTGTCTTTAGGTTCGCGGCAAATGATCAGAATCGTATCATCACCTGAAATGGTTCCCATAATCTCCGGCCACTCGATACTGTCGATAAGCGCGGCGACCGAGTTGGCGGTACCGGGCAGGCATTTCATCACAACCAGATTACCCGAATAATCAATGTGGACGAAATTATCCACCAGCACCCGCCTTAACTTCTGGGTCGGATTATAGCGCTGATCGGTCGGCAGCGAATATTTGTATCTCCCGTCATCCATGGGAACCTTAATGAGCAGGAGCTCCTTGATATCGCGCGAGACCGTCGCCTGGGTAACCTGAAACCCCGCGTCCCGCAGCGCTTCGACCAGCTCGTCCTGGGTTTCGATTTCCCGGTGGGTAATAATTTCGCGAATCTTGATATGTCGTTGACCTTTCATGTAGATCCTCCCGTTTGGTTAAAAAGATTCTAGTCATTCTCTCCGTCGTCCCTGCCGAATGTAATTACATGAACCGCCGCTTCCGGAGCGTTCACATACAGCACGCCCCCAACTTCCGGATAAATCAGCAGAAAGGGAAGGAGCATGTCCCGAATACCGCTCCCCGTCCATTCCAGCGGCCGGCGCGGGCGTGCCAGCAGTACCAGATATGAGGTTCCGTCATCCGAGGCCGCTACGTAATCAACGAACAGCCGGCTGTAGAGCGGCGTCCCGTTCACCCGGAACGAGAGCGGAATCTTGAGCCTTCCGCCTATCACTTCATATCCGGCCTGCTCCAGCAGGCCTATGGCAGGGTGTGGAGGAATGTCTTCGTTCAGCGGAAGACGGTCCTGCAGGAAGGAGCGGGGCGAACTCTGCAGCCATACGTAAATGCGGTAGATTATAAAAACCGCTGCCAGCGTGCCGATAATCGCCATAACCGCTTTGTCGGGGCTTCCCGTCATCTCGTCATCACCTCGGTGATGTATTCGAGCCGGAGACACCGATTCCCTCCCGATTCTCAAAAGAAAGGCGCAATCCCGTTGTAATTAGCATACCCCGGATTTCCAAAATGGCTCTGGTTCGCTGCATATAGTTTCATAGCCTGGACCGTCCGGGAGACGGCCCTGGCATGCCGAATTTTGGTTCTTCTGCTGTAGTATACACGAATAAACGTTCGCATTTCAAGTGGGTTCCGCTTTTCTATTACAGCAAAGGCCCATTTCCGGGAAGCCTTACTTTACTGTTGCTGTTACAGATCTGCCTCCGGAACAAAAGAAAGACTGCCGATGATCTCGGCAGCCTTAAGCGGCGATCCGCTGAAC includes these proteins:
- the spo0A gene encoding sporulation transcription factor Spo0A yields the protein MQKIEVLLADDNREFTNLLAEYISEQEDMTVTGIAYNGEEVVQMLSQVRKIPDVLILDIIMPHLDGLGVLERLREMDLNPQPKIIMLTAFGQENITQRAVQLGASYYILKPFDMEVLTNRVRQLVGTQSGSIMTSSSSSSPSFSAVKSNVVPLSKGKNLDANITSIIHEIGVPAHIKGYQYLREAITMVYNNIEILGAITKTLYPAIAEKFKTTPSRVERAIRHAIEVAWTRGNIDSISHLFGYTINISKSKPTNSEFIAMVADKLRIEHKVS
- the spoIVB gene encoding SpoIVB peptidase, which encodes MSGFSASDSGFASPARNDSVQASAQREIKVFPGGQTIGVKVKSDGVLVVGHHLVEVSRDSKLSPGEISGLEPGDLMTSINGVKLDDMSKVAELVKHAGEAGKELNITFKRGGQERSAALKPAYDRNDKVWRLGLYIRDSAAGVGTLTFYAPKEGVYGALGHVITDMNTGTPIVVGSGHIVESSVTSISKSQDGDPGEKRAHFLKESQVLGNVESNTDFGIFGKMGSNPAHSLYREPIPVAMSREVKEGPAQILTVVEGQRVERFDVNIIHVARQDEPATKGMVLRITDSRLIDKTGGIVQGMSGSPIVQNGKLVGAVTHVFVNDPKSGYGCFIEWMLKDSGAAAQHNLFYNLKAV
- the recN gene encoding DNA repair protein RecN; its protein translation is MLETLSIRNLAVVESVDVHFYPGFHVLTGETGAGKSIIIDALGMIAGARGSADSIRYGCEKAEMEALFNLPDDHSVWATLERLGIRAQKEEHLIIRRELNAQGKSTSRVNGQMVNLTMLREIGEQLVNIHGQHEHQNLLRPDRHLSLLDTYGEAVIGPLKTDYQVKYSKFAAVEKELRELQDSSQRAYQMLDLYRFQLEEISAAALKPGEDELLSDERVKLAHSEKMMDSISGAYELLNGRQGLEAIGNVISMLEDVVRFDEKALRPLLEQLQSSYYQLEDASFQLRDYREDIEFNPARLEEVETRLDLINTLRRKYGDSVEQILAHFEQITRETDLLENKDEYLAKLTAKRDGLLSELMASAEHLSAARRKCASELAFQVERELKDLQMERTTLEVKLDYLEDPRGVEVDGRRIRLTRQGIDNAEFMISPNPGEPLRPLSKIASGGELSRIMLAMKSIFARHEDIPVLIFDEVDTGVSGRAAQSIADKLYKLSSTCQVFSITHLPQVACMADHQYLIRKKVEDGRTMTEVEPLNEQGRVMEMARMLGGVEITEKTLHHAQEMLGLAEGSKAVGTPAG
- the ahrC gene encoding transcriptional regulator AhrC/ArgR, which translates into the protein MKGQRHIKIREIITHREIETQDELVEALRDAGFQVTQATVSRDIKELLLIKVPMDDGRYKYSLPTDQRYNPTQKLRRVLVDNFVHIDYSGNLVVMKCLPGTANSVAALIDSIEWPEIMGTISGDDTILIICREPKDSTSVVSQIMGYI